From the genome of Phyllostomus discolor isolate MPI-MPIP mPhyDis1 chromosome 12, mPhyDis1.pri.v3, whole genome shotgun sequence, one region includes:
- the LYPD5 gene encoding ly6/PLAUR domain-containing protein 5 encodes MGVPRAFLLCLCGAALCPTESQALQCYSFQHTYFGPFDLSGMKLANISCPSGCSEAVLSLDTGYRASVTMVQKGCWTGPSTGEMLSNDYALPPDYSVVRGCKTDWCNDDLMSHDTIPNLSPAPNPPTLSGVECYSCVGTRPEDCTPEKSRRVQCHQDQSVCFLGSGRMTIGNFSVPVYIRTCHRPSCTIMGTTSPWTDIDLKGSCCEGHLCNRGSITLPFTTASAATPPTGPHIAALLLMVPLLVGTLGGSLCLSL; translated from the exons AGTCCCAAGCCCTGCAGTGCTACAGCTTTCAGCACACCTACTTCGGGCCCTTTGACCTCAGTGGCATGAAACTTGCCAACATCTCCTGTCCCTCTGGATGCTCTGAGGCTGTCTTGTCACTGGACACTG GGTACCGCGCCTCGGTGACCATGGTACAGAAAGGCTGCTGGACAGGCCCGTCCACCGGAGAGATGCTGTCGAACGACTACGCGCTGCCGCCTGACTACTCGGTAGTGCGAGGCTGCAAGACCGACTGGTGCAACGATGACCTCATGTCCCACGACACCATCCCCAACCTGAGCCCAG CGCCCAACCCCCCAACGCTCAGCGGCGTCGAGTGCTACTCCTGCGTGGGGACCCGGCCAGAGGACTGCACCCCGGAGAAGTCCCGACGGGTCCAGTGTCACCAGGACCAAAGCGTCTGCTTTCTGGGCAGTGGCCGAATGACCATTG GCAATTTCTCAGTCCCCGTGTACATCAGAACCTGCCACCGGCCCTCCTGCACCATCATGGGCACCACCAGCCCCTGGACAGACATCGACCTGAAGGGCTCCTGCTGTGAGGGGCACCTCTGCAACAGGGGCTCCATAACCCTGCCCTTCACTACCGCTTCAGCCGCCACCCCTCCCACGGGACCCCACATTGCAGCCCTGCTCCTTATGGTTCCCCTCCTGGTTGGCACACTGGGAGgatccctctgcctctccctgtaG